In one Bombyx mori chromosome 22, ASM3026992v2 genomic region, the following are encoded:
- the LOC119630244 gene encoding uncharacterized protein LOC119630244 produces the protein MARITDDLTKFHYVLSNLDRQYAVEVEDVITSPPATKKYEYLKSELIKRLSVSKEKKVKQLLQSEELGDRKPSQFLRHLRQLAGPTIPDDFLRSIWTSRLPDNLQTIIASQMTLSLIELADLADRVHDIAPSAPQVATTSSREDSALEIMARQITELTKQVSALTMEVHTRSRSRNRQQLHDRTRTPTRRSQSNYRRFPLCWYHFKFGQQAKTCIQPCDYTPSENIRGSR, from the coding sequence ATGGCAAGAATAACTGACGATTTAACTAAGTTTCACTACGTGCTTTCAAACTTGGACAGACAGTACGCGGTTGAAGTGGAAGACGTCATCACCTCACCACCggctacaaaaaaatatgagtaCCTTAAAAGCGAACTGATTAAGCGGCTTTCCGTGTCTAAAGAGAAAAAGGTAAAACAGCTTTTACAATCAGAAGAGTTAGGTGACCGTAAGCCTTCACAATTCTTACGACATCTACGACAACTAGCTGGACCTACAATACCAGACGATTTTCTGCGGTCCATATGGACAAGCCGTCTACCAGACAACCTGCAAACTATCATCGCGTCTCAGATGACTTTGTCTCTTATTGAACTGGCAGATCTGGCTGACAGAGTCCATGACATCGCACCTAGTGCACCTCAGGTGGCAACAACATCTTCAAGAGAAGACTCGGCACTGGAAATCATGGCTCGACAAATAACTGAACTAACAAAACAAGTCAGCGCTCTAACGATGGAAGTGCATACCCGGTCCCGTTCTCGCAATCGTCAGCAGCTCCACGATCGTACGCGAACCCCTACGAGAAGATCCCAGTCCAACTATAGGCGGTTCCCCCTTTGTTGGTACCACTTCAAATTTGGTCAACAAGCGAAGACATGTATCCAGCCCTGTGATTACACACCATCGGAAAACATTCGGGGCAGTCGATAA